The Acinonyx jubatus isolate Ajub_Pintada_27869175 chromosome D1, VMU_Ajub_asm_v1.0, whole genome shotgun sequence genome includes a window with the following:
- the LOC128311713 gene encoding translation initiation factor IF-2-like codes for MLLPFPAPSERRGVGEAGPSRCTEETPSRGRTGPAAGAQGPARGWPEHGAEVGPAGPSSLTPGDPRFEAGNGCSGPGRLAFSLTGSKWRRLLQRLLLCEGNNTPPRRQRRRRRRLRLAEHLPSGWACRRSVYPGQGALREEGQRQGAHPPESLLCDWGVAGGSSRSAEPRLRGRREGSPGPQPGAPRRSRPLRPPGPGPAFRGAGAARGTSGRPVSADRPPLLGSGGGRAAACLGHGEEGAPRGRGWLGARARAADRWPGGGGGAPGSAPRGRAPLS; via the exons ATGCTACTCCCGTTTCCTGCCCCTTCGGAGCGGCGAGGAGTGGGTGAGGCGGGGCCGAGCCGCTGCACCGAGGAGACCCCGAGCCGGGGGCGAACGGGCCCCGCGGCGGGGGCGCAGGGGCCTGCCCGGGGATG GCCCGAACACGGCGCCGAGGTCGGACCGGCCGGGCCCAGCAGCCTGACCCCGGGAGACCCCCGCTTTGAGGCGGGCAACGGCTGCTCTGGCCCAGGCCGCCTGGCCTTCAG TCTGACGGGTTCAAAATGGCGGCGGCTGCTTCAGCGGCTCCTCCTGTGTGAGGGAAACAACACCCCTCcccggcggcagcggcggcggcggcggaggctgCGGCTCGCAGAGCACCTTCCCAGCGGCTGGGCCTGTCGCCGCTCCGTCTATCCTGGGCAGGGGGCGCTCCGGGAGGAGGGGCAACGCCAGGGGGCCCATCCCCCGGAGTCCCTCCTCTGCGACTGGGGAGTAGCCGGGGGCTCGTCCCGCAGCGCGGAGCCCCGGCTGAGGGGGAGACGCGAGGGGAGCCCGGGCCCCCAGCCCGGCGCGCCGCGCCGCTCCCGCCCTCTCCGCCCCCCGGGGCCGGGGCCCGCGTTCCGGGGGGCCGGGGCGGCGCGGGGAACCTCGGGCCGGCCGGTCTCAGCTGATCGGCCGCCGCTCCTGGGCTCCGGAGGCGGCCGGGCGGCTGCTTGCCTAGGGCACGGCGAAGAGGGCGCTCCCCGCGGCCGGGGCTGGCTCGGGGCTCGGGCTCGGGCTGCTGACCGCTGGCCCGGGGGAGGCGGGGGCGCCCCGGGCTCGGCGCCGAGGGGTCGCGCTCCCCTCTCCTGA